From the Rhizobium sp. SL42 genome, the window CCGCGAAAAGATCGGCATCCTCATGGGCGGCATGCATGGCTTGGAGACGGCGCATGCGCATTGAACTTGAACGCCGTCCGCGCCAGTCGGCGCTGTTTGCCATCATCTCGCCACTGCTGGCGCTGGCCCTGACCGTGTTCTTCGGCGGCATCATGTTTGCGCTGCTCGGCAAGGATCCGGTCTCTGCGCTCTACAGCTTCTTCATCGAGCCGCTGCTTGAGGTCTGGTCGCTGCATGAACTGGCGATCAAGGCCGGTCCGCTGATCCTCATCGCTGTCGGCCTGTCGGTCTGTTATCGCTCGAACAACTGGAATATCGGCGCGGAGGGTCAGTTCACGGTCGGTGCCATTACCGGTTCGATCCTGCCGATCATCTTCTACGAGTGGCATTCACCGCTGCTGCTGCCGCTGATGATGGTCATGGGGGCGTTGGGCGGGGCGGTCTATGCCGGCATTCCGGCCCTGCTCAAGACCCGCTTCAACACCAACGAGATCCTGACCAGCCTGATGCTGGTCTATATCGCCCAGCTCTTCCTCGATTGGCTCGTGCGTGGCGCCTGGCGCGATCCCGGCGGCTACAACTTCCCCCAGAGCCGCAGCTTTGTCAGTGAAGCCGTGCTGCCGGAAATCCTGTCGTCATCGGGTCGCGCCCATTGGGGCTTTGCCTTCGCGCTGGTGGCTGCCGTCGCCGTCTGGTTCATGATGCGCTATACGCTGAAGGGTTTTCAGGTCGTCGTGCTGGGGCAATCCGAGCGGGCAGGGCGGTTTGCCGGTTTCTCTGCGCGTGGCATGGTCTGGTTTTCGATGCTGTTTTCCGGAGCGCTCGCTGGCCTCGCTGGGATATCGGAAGTGTCGGGATCCATTGGCCACCTGCAGCCGTCGATTTCGCCAGGTTACGGCTTTACCGCAATCATCGTCGCTTTTCTTGGACGTCTCAATCCGCTCGGTATCGTCGCCTCGGGCCTGGTGCTGGCGCTGACCTATCTGGGCGGTGAAGGCGCGCAGCTGT encodes:
- a CDS encoding ABC transporter permease, coding for MRIELERRPRQSALFAIISPLLALALTVFFGGIMFALLGKDPVSALYSFFIEPLLEVWSLHELAIKAGPLILIAVGLSVCYRSNNWNIGAEGQFTVGAITGSILPIIFYEWHSPLLLPLMMVMGALGGAVYAGIPALLKTRFNTNEILTSLMLVYIAQLFLDWLVRGAWRDPGGYNFPQSRSFVSEAVLPEILSSSGRAHWGFAFALVAAVAVWFMMRYTLKGFQVVVLGQSERAGRFAGFSARGMVWFSMLFSGALAGLAGISEVSGSIGHLQPSISPGYGFTAIIVAFLGRLNPLGIVASGLVLALTYLGGEGAQLSIGVSDKVTRVFQGLLLFFVLSCDTLILYKVRIVFDRARKLAGRSVS